Proteins encoded together in one Bactrocera neohumeralis isolate Rockhampton unplaced genomic scaffold, APGP_CSIRO_Bneo_wtdbg2-racon-allhic-juicebox.fasta_v2 cluster11, whole genome shotgun sequence window:
- the LOC126765920 gene encoding tetratricopeptide repeat protein 39B-like isoform X4 yields the protein MSSSQTEWQKCSDKWFKRMQKLKKKLCRFHQSSSNRAYVLCSTRFFDASSEPDDFKNFEMDLNNALEEAKLAICYFFNNKFDEARILLQPYAHVSMYHSMGNAVFIFLEAILTFEQRHIVRAGDELKKCLSVCQGYKHKNTFTQSIGRKFKRTNYTQLTDLEAHAELCYAESLLLRALLTFIEDETLTSLIRGGMKIRHCYSSYKECAQILVQKQWESDVSKVHFESGVRMGVGAFNLMISLLPTGVIKVLQFIGFSGSKTAGLTDLKTGYHLSGLRQVLCAITLLGYHLIVCYVISHQGGDLELCHSILEEQLLLYPQGVWFLFFKGRLEFMKGNLDEAQYWYKKSWKSQNVWTQFHHLSFWELFWVNCLKLDWHEARLYASYLVEQSKWSRTIYSYQQAAVMLMNDDLDDFGRQTVERLMQDAPKHKQRIAGKSLPMEKFICKKVARYFAQNHYLCLPAVELMFVWNTFKVLGRNYRLSDSICRLIEHQMKELAHRNDIYELDNQALCLLLRGACYRQMKQPFLALQDLEACMNLESEVKEDTYLIAYACVESGLVHADEQNYDLAISIIEEAKKKYTGFSLESRLHFRIHAALMELKEKLNATT from the exons GAACTTTGAAATGGATTTAAATAATGCTCTGGAGGAAGCTAAGTTGGCCATTTGTTATTTctttaacaataaatttgatGAAGCTCGCATTTTATTGCAACCATACGCGCATGTCAGTATGTACCATTCAATGGGCAATGCTGTATTTATATTCCTGGAAGCAATATTAACATTTGAACAGCGACACATTGTCAGAGCTGGAGATGAGTTGAAAAAGTGTTTAAGTGTTTGCCAAGGTTATAAGCACAAAAACACTTTTACACAGTCCATCGGGAGGAAATTTAAGAGG ACAAATTACACGCAACTCACTGATTTGGAGGCGCATGCTGAACTTTGTTATGCAGAGTCGTTGCTCTTGCGAGCTCTACTTACATTCATTGAGGACGAGACTTTAACAAGTTTGATACGCGGAGGTATGAAAATACGTCATTGTTACAGTAGCTACAA GGAATGCGCTCAAATTCTTGTGCAAAAACAGTGGGAATCAGATGTGTCGAAAGTACATTTCGAAAGCGGTGTACGAATGGGTGTTGGCGcctttaatttaatgatttcttTACTGCCCACAGGTGTTATAAAAGTCTTGCAGTTCATAGGATTCTCTGGAAGTAAG actGCTGGTCTAACTGATCTCAAAACTGGTTATCATTTATCCGGTCTACGTCAGGTGCTCTGCGCCATCACTTTGCTTGGCTATCATCTGATAGTTTGTTATGTGATAAGTCATCAAGGAGGGGATTTAGAACTGTGCCATAGCATCCTAGAGGAGCAATTACTATTGTATCCTCAGGGTGTGTGGTTTCTCTTCTTTAAGGGCCGACTAGAATTCATGAAAGGTAATCTGGATGAAGCGCAGTATTGGTACAAAAAATCATGGAAATCACAAAACGTCTGGACACAATTCCATCATCTGAGTTTTTGGGAGTTATTCTGGGTAAACTG CTTGAAGTTAGATTGGCATGAGGCGAGATTGTACGCCAGCTACTTAGTAGAACAAAGTAAATGGTCTCGTACAATTTATTCATATCAGCAAGCAGCCGTAATGCTAATGAACGATGACCTTGACGATTTTGGACGGCAAACCGTTGAGCGTCTAATGCAAGATGCACCCAAGCATAAGCAACGAATTGCTGGAAAATCACTTCcaatggaaaaatttatttgtaagaaAGTGGCACGATATTTTGCGCAAAATCATTACTTGTGCCTTCCAGCTGTTGAGCTAATGTTCGTCTGGAACACATTCAAGGTACTTGGTAGAAATTATCGGCTTTCTGACAGTATTTGCCGCTTAATTGAACACCAAATGAAAGAGTTAGCGCACAGAAATGATATTTATGAACTTGATAATCAAGCGTTATGTTTGTTATTACGTGGCGCTTGTTATCGACAAATGAAACAACCATTCCTTGCATTGCA AGATCTTGAGGCATGTATGAACTTGGAAAGTGAGGTAAAAGAGGATACATATTTGATTGCCTACGCCTGTGTGGAATCAGGACTGGTGCATGCGGACGAACAAAACTACGATTTGGCTATCTCCATAATTGAGGAAGCAAA GAAGAAATACACTGGATTTTCCCTTGAATCACGCCTGCATTTTCGCATCCATGCTGCACTTATGGAACTAAAGGAAAAGCTTAATGCTACAacataa
- the LOC126765920 gene encoding tetratricopeptide repeat protein 39B-like isoform X3 has translation MLPTRIKNVQTSQLSSDTSFSQTMLSCESTNSSRADAVDENIEDEEENEFFDASSEPDDFKNFEMDLNNALEEAKLAICYFFNNKFDEARILLQPYAHVSMYHSMGNAVFIFLEAILTFEQRHIVRAGDELKKCLSVCQGYKHKNTFTQSIGRKFKRTNYTQLTDLEAHAELCYAESLLLRALLTFIEDETLTSLIRGGMKIRHCYSSYKECAQILVQKQWESDVSKVHFESGVRMGVGAFNLMISLLPTGVIKVLQFIGFSGSKTAGLTDLKTGYHLSGLRQVLCAITLLGYHLIVCYVISHQGGDLELCHSILEEQLLLYPQGVWFLFFKGRLEFMKGNLDEAQYWYKKSWKSQNVWTQFHHLSFWELFWVNCLKLDWHEARLYASYLVEQSKWSRTIYSYQQAAVMLMNDDLDDFGRQTVERLMQDAPKHKQRIAGKSLPMEKFICKKVARYFAQNHYLCLPAVELMFVWNTFKVLGRNYRLSDSICRLIEHQMKELAHRNDIYELDNQALCLLLRGACYRQMKQPFLALQDLEACMNLESEVKEDTYLIAYACVESGLVHADEQNYDLAISIIEEAKKKYTGFSLESRLHFRIHAALMELKEKLNATT, from the exons GAACTTTGAAATGGATTTAAATAATGCTCTGGAGGAAGCTAAGTTGGCCATTTGTTATTTctttaacaataaatttgatGAAGCTCGCATTTTATTGCAACCATACGCGCATGTCAGTATGTACCATTCAATGGGCAATGCTGTATTTATATTCCTGGAAGCAATATTAACATTTGAACAGCGACACATTGTCAGAGCTGGAGATGAGTTGAAAAAGTGTTTAAGTGTTTGCCAAGGTTATAAGCACAAAAACACTTTTACACAGTCCATCGGGAGGAAATTTAAGAGG ACAAATTACACGCAACTCACTGATTTGGAGGCGCATGCTGAACTTTGTTATGCAGAGTCGTTGCTCTTGCGAGCTCTACTTACATTCATTGAGGACGAGACTTTAACAAGTTTGATACGCGGAGGTATGAAAATACGTCATTGTTACAGTAGCTACAA GGAATGCGCTCAAATTCTTGTGCAAAAACAGTGGGAATCAGATGTGTCGAAAGTACATTTCGAAAGCGGTGTACGAATGGGTGTTGGCGcctttaatttaatgatttcttTACTGCCCACAGGTGTTATAAAAGTCTTGCAGTTCATAGGATTCTCTGGAAGTAAG actGCTGGTCTAACTGATCTCAAAACTGGTTATCATTTATCCGGTCTACGTCAGGTGCTCTGCGCCATCACTTTGCTTGGCTATCATCTGATAGTTTGTTATGTGATAAGTCATCAAGGAGGGGATTTAGAACTGTGCCATAGCATCCTAGAGGAGCAATTACTATTGTATCCTCAGGGTGTGTGGTTTCTCTTCTTTAAGGGCCGACTAGAATTCATGAAAGGTAATCTGGATGAAGCGCAGTATTGGTACAAAAAATCATGGAAATCACAAAACGTCTGGACACAATTCCATCATCTGAGTTTTTGGGAGTTATTCTGGGTAAACTG CTTGAAGTTAGATTGGCATGAGGCGAGATTGTACGCCAGCTACTTAGTAGAACAAAGTAAATGGTCTCGTACAATTTATTCATATCAGCAAGCAGCCGTAATGCTAATGAACGATGACCTTGACGATTTTGGACGGCAAACCGTTGAGCGTCTAATGCAAGATGCACCCAAGCATAAGCAACGAATTGCTGGAAAATCACTTCcaatggaaaaatttatttgtaagaaAGTGGCACGATATTTTGCGCAAAATCATTACTTGTGCCTTCCAGCTGTTGAGCTAATGTTCGTCTGGAACACATTCAAGGTACTTGGTAGAAATTATCGGCTTTCTGACAGTATTTGCCGCTTAATTGAACACCAAATGAAAGAGTTAGCGCACAGAAATGATATTTATGAACTTGATAATCAAGCGTTATGTTTGTTATTACGTGGCGCTTGTTATCGACAAATGAAACAACCATTCCTTGCATTGCA AGATCTTGAGGCATGTATGAACTTGGAAAGTGAGGTAAAAGAGGATACATATTTGATTGCCTACGCCTGTGTGGAATCAGGACTGGTGCATGCGGACGAACAAAACTACGATTTGGCTATCTCCATAATTGAGGAAGCAAA GAAGAAATACACTGGATTTTCCCTTGAATCACGCCTGCATTTTCGCATCCATGCTGCACTTATGGAACTAAAGGAAAAGCTTAATGCTACAacataa
- the LOC126765920 gene encoding tetratricopeptide repeat protein 39B-like isoform X5, whose protein sequence is MDLNNALEEAKLAICYFFNNKFDEARILLQPYAHVSMYHSMGNAVFIFLEAILTFEQRHIVRAGDELKKCLSVCQGYKHKNTFTQSIGRKFKRTNYTQLTDLEAHAELCYAESLLLRALLTFIEDETLTSLIRGGMKIRHCYSSYKECAQILVQKQWESDVSKVHFESGVRMGVGAFNLMISLLPTGVIKVLQFIGFSGSKTAGLTDLKTGYHLSGLRQVLCAITLLGYHLIVCYVISHQGGDLELCHSILEEQLLLYPQGVWFLFFKGRLEFMKGNLDEAQYWYKKSWKSQNVWTQFHHLSFWELFWVNCLKLDWHEARLYASYLVEQSKWSRTIYSYQQAAVMLMNDDLDDFGRQTVERLMQDAPKHKQRIAGKSLPMEKFICKKVARYFAQNHYLCLPAVELMFVWNTFKVLGRNYRLSDSICRLIEHQMKELAHRNDIYELDNQALCLLLRGACYRQMKQPFLALQDLEACMNLESEVKEDTYLIAYACVESGLVHADEQNYDLAISIIEEAKKKYTGFSLESRLHFRIHAALMELKEKLNATT, encoded by the exons ATGGATTTAAATAATGCTCTGGAGGAAGCTAAGTTGGCCATTTGTTATTTctttaacaataaatttgatGAAGCTCGCATTTTATTGCAACCATACGCGCATGTCAGTATGTACCATTCAATGGGCAATGCTGTATTTATATTCCTGGAAGCAATATTAACATTTGAACAGCGACACATTGTCAGAGCTGGAGATGAGTTGAAAAAGTGTTTAAGTGTTTGCCAAGGTTATAAGCACAAAAACACTTTTACACAGTCCATCGGGAGGAAATTTAAGAGG ACAAATTACACGCAACTCACTGATTTGGAGGCGCATGCTGAACTTTGTTATGCAGAGTCGTTGCTCTTGCGAGCTCTACTTACATTCATTGAGGACGAGACTTTAACAAGTTTGATACGCGGAGGTATGAAAATACGTCATTGTTACAGTAGCTACAA GGAATGCGCTCAAATTCTTGTGCAAAAACAGTGGGAATCAGATGTGTCGAAAGTACATTTCGAAAGCGGTGTACGAATGGGTGTTGGCGcctttaatttaatgatttcttTACTGCCCACAGGTGTTATAAAAGTCTTGCAGTTCATAGGATTCTCTGGAAGTAAG actGCTGGTCTAACTGATCTCAAAACTGGTTATCATTTATCCGGTCTACGTCAGGTGCTCTGCGCCATCACTTTGCTTGGCTATCATCTGATAGTTTGTTATGTGATAAGTCATCAAGGAGGGGATTTAGAACTGTGCCATAGCATCCTAGAGGAGCAATTACTATTGTATCCTCAGGGTGTGTGGTTTCTCTTCTTTAAGGGCCGACTAGAATTCATGAAAGGTAATCTGGATGAAGCGCAGTATTGGTACAAAAAATCATGGAAATCACAAAACGTCTGGACACAATTCCATCATCTGAGTTTTTGGGAGTTATTCTGGGTAAACTG CTTGAAGTTAGATTGGCATGAGGCGAGATTGTACGCCAGCTACTTAGTAGAACAAAGTAAATGGTCTCGTACAATTTATTCATATCAGCAAGCAGCCGTAATGCTAATGAACGATGACCTTGACGATTTTGGACGGCAAACCGTTGAGCGTCTAATGCAAGATGCACCCAAGCATAAGCAACGAATTGCTGGAAAATCACTTCcaatggaaaaatttatttgtaagaaAGTGGCACGATATTTTGCGCAAAATCATTACTTGTGCCTTCCAGCTGTTGAGCTAATGTTCGTCTGGAACACATTCAAGGTACTTGGTAGAAATTATCGGCTTTCTGACAGTATTTGCCGCTTAATTGAACACCAAATGAAAGAGTTAGCGCACAGAAATGATATTTATGAACTTGATAATCAAGCGTTATGTTTGTTATTACGTGGCGCTTGTTATCGACAAATGAAACAACCATTCCTTGCATTGCA AGATCTTGAGGCATGTATGAACTTGGAAAGTGAGGTAAAAGAGGATACATATTTGATTGCCTACGCCTGTGTGGAATCAGGACTGGTGCATGCGGACGAACAAAACTACGATTTGGCTATCTCCATAATTGAGGAAGCAAA GAAGAAATACACTGGATTTTCCCTTGAATCACGCCTGCATTTTCGCATCCATGCTGCACTTATGGAACTAAAGGAAAAGCTTAATGCTACAacataa
- the LOC126765943 gene encoding adapter molecule Crk isoform X2, which produces MDTFDVSDRNSWYFGPMSRQDATEVLMNERDRGVFLVRDSNSIAGDYVLCVREDTKVSNYIINKIQQQDQVLYRIGDQLFENLQKLLTFYTLHYLDTTPLRRPAPKKAEKVIGRYDFEGSDQDDLPFRRGEILTVIRKDEDQWWTVRNQQGQIGQIPVPYVQICEENTDDNCIDRPLSSGGNCGTTLAPSNSFRSPLLSSVACKNDTTIHSTSTNCHQLSNSLKRSDLNRKLPAFARVKQARVPNAYDKTALKLEIGNVIKVTKTNINGQWEGELNGKKGHFPFTHVEFIDDCDPINNAEDATLKVVSVSSLNNDWVE; this is translated from the exons ttgGTATTTCGGACCGATGTCTCGTCAAGATGCAACCGAAGTGCTAATGAATGAGCGCGACCGAGGTGTATTTCTAGTACGTGATAGTAATTCCATCGCAGGTGATTATGTTTTGTGTGTAAG AGAGGACACCAAAGTTAGTaactatattataaataagatACAACAACAGGATCAAGTTTTGTATCGAATAGGGGAtcaattatttgaaaacttaCAAAAATTGTTAACTTTTTACACATTGCACTATCTTGACACCACTCCGCTGAGACGCCCTGCACCAAAGAAGGCTGAAAAAGTCATTGGTAGATATGACTTTGAGGGTAGt GATCAAGATGATCTCCCTTTTAGACGTGGCGAAATCCTGACTGTAATTCGCAAGGACGAAGATCAGTGGTGGACGGTCCGAAATCAGCAGGGACAAATCGGTCAAATTCCTGTACCTTATGTTCAAATA tgtgAGGAAAATACAGATGATAACTGTATTGATCGGCCATTATCGAGTGGTGGCAATTGTGGCACTACTTTAGCACCTAGTAACAGTTTTCGTTCCCCGCTTTTATCAAGTGTAGCTTGCAAAAATGATACCACGATTCATTCAACATCTACAAATTGCCATCAGCTAAGCAATTCGTTGAAACGATCCGATTTAAAT CGAAAACTACCAGCGTTTGCCCGTGTGAAACAGGCACGTGTACCCAACGCCTACGACAAAACAGCACTAAAACTTGAGATTGGCAATGTAATTAAAGTAACCAAAACTAATATAAATGGCCAGTGGGAGGGGGAGCTTAACGGAAAAAAGGGGCATTTTCCATTTACACATGTGGAATTCATTGATGACTGCGATCCCATAAATAATGCTGAGGATGCAACGTTGAAAGTGGTTTCTGTGTCAAGCCTAAATAATGACTGGGTGGAATAA
- the LOC126765943 gene encoding adapter molecule Crk isoform X1: protein MDTFDVSDRNSWYFGPMSRQDATEVLMNERDRGVFLVRDSNSIADKFVVSTCVFITYREDTKVSNYIINKIQQQDQVLYRIGDQLFENLQKLLTFYTLHYLDTTPLRRPAPKKAEKVIGRYDFEGSDQDDLPFRRGEILTVIRKDEDQWWTVRNQQGQIGQIPVPYVQICEENTDDNCIDRPLSSGGNCGTTLAPSNSFRSPLLSSVACKNDTTIHSTSTNCHQLSNSLKRSDLNRKLPAFARVKQARVPNAYDKTALKLEIGNVIKVTKTNINGQWEGELNGKKGHFPFTHVEFIDDCDPINNAEDATLKVVSVSSLNNDWVE, encoded by the exons ttgGTATTTCGGACCGATGTCTCGTCAAGATGCAACCGAAGTGCTAATGAATGAGCGCGACCGAGGTGTATTTCTAGTACGTGATAGTAATTCCATCGCAG ACAAATTTGTTGTATCGACATGTGTATTTATTACTTATAGAGAGGACACCAAAGTTAGTaactatattataaataagatACAACAACAGGATCAAGTTTTGTATCGAATAGGGGAtcaattatttgaaaacttaCAAAAATTGTTAACTTTTTACACATTGCACTATCTTGACACCACTCCGCTGAGACGCCCTGCACCAAAGAAGGCTGAAAAAGTCATTGGTAGATATGACTTTGAGGGTAGt GATCAAGATGATCTCCCTTTTAGACGTGGCGAAATCCTGACTGTAATTCGCAAGGACGAAGATCAGTGGTGGACGGTCCGAAATCAGCAGGGACAAATCGGTCAAATTCCTGTACCTTATGTTCAAATA tgtgAGGAAAATACAGATGATAACTGTATTGATCGGCCATTATCGAGTGGTGGCAATTGTGGCACTACTTTAGCACCTAGTAACAGTTTTCGTTCCCCGCTTTTATCAAGTGTAGCTTGCAAAAATGATACCACGATTCATTCAACATCTACAAATTGCCATCAGCTAAGCAATTCGTTGAAACGATCCGATTTAAAT CGAAAACTACCAGCGTTTGCCCGTGTGAAACAGGCACGTGTACCCAACGCCTACGACAAAACAGCACTAAAACTTGAGATTGGCAATGTAATTAAAGTAACCAAAACTAATATAAATGGCCAGTGGGAGGGGGAGCTTAACGGAAAAAAGGGGCATTTTCCATTTACACATGTGGAATTCATTGATGACTGCGATCCCATAAATAATGCTGAGGATGCAACGTTGAAAGTGGTTTCTGTGTCAAGCCTAAATAATGACTGGGTGGAATAA
- the LOC126765943 gene encoding adapter molecule Crk isoform X3, whose translation MSRQDATEVLMNERDRGVFLVRDSNSIADKFVVSTCVFITYREDTKVSNYIINKIQQQDQVLYRIGDQLFENLQKLLTFYTLHYLDTTPLRRPAPKKAEKVIGRYDFEGSDQDDLPFRRGEILTVIRKDEDQWWTVRNQQGQIGQIPVPYVQICEENTDDNCIDRPLSSGGNCGTTLAPSNSFRSPLLSSVACKNDTTIHSTSTNCHQLSNSLKRSDLNRKLPAFARVKQARVPNAYDKTALKLEIGNVIKVTKTNINGQWEGELNGKKGHFPFTHVEFIDDCDPINNAEDATLKVVSVSSLNNDWVE comes from the exons ATGTCTCGTCAAGATGCAACCGAAGTGCTAATGAATGAGCGCGACCGAGGTGTATTTCTAGTACGTGATAGTAATTCCATCGCAG ACAAATTTGTTGTATCGACATGTGTATTTATTACTTATAGAGAGGACACCAAAGTTAGTaactatattataaataagatACAACAACAGGATCAAGTTTTGTATCGAATAGGGGAtcaattatttgaaaacttaCAAAAATTGTTAACTTTTTACACATTGCACTATCTTGACACCACTCCGCTGAGACGCCCTGCACCAAAGAAGGCTGAAAAAGTCATTGGTAGATATGACTTTGAGGGTAGt GATCAAGATGATCTCCCTTTTAGACGTGGCGAAATCCTGACTGTAATTCGCAAGGACGAAGATCAGTGGTGGACGGTCCGAAATCAGCAGGGACAAATCGGTCAAATTCCTGTACCTTATGTTCAAATA tgtgAGGAAAATACAGATGATAACTGTATTGATCGGCCATTATCGAGTGGTGGCAATTGTGGCACTACTTTAGCACCTAGTAACAGTTTTCGTTCCCCGCTTTTATCAAGTGTAGCTTGCAAAAATGATACCACGATTCATTCAACATCTACAAATTGCCATCAGCTAAGCAATTCGTTGAAACGATCCGATTTAAAT CGAAAACTACCAGCGTTTGCCCGTGTGAAACAGGCACGTGTACCCAACGCCTACGACAAAACAGCACTAAAACTTGAGATTGGCAATGTAATTAAAGTAACCAAAACTAATATAAATGGCCAGTGGGAGGGGGAGCTTAACGGAAAAAAGGGGCATTTTCCATTTACACATGTGGAATTCATTGATGACTGCGATCCCATAAATAATGCTGAGGATGCAACGTTGAAAGTGGTTTCTGTGTCAAGCCTAAATAATGACTGGGTGGAATAA